One segment of Rhipicephalus sanguineus isolate Rsan-2018 chromosome 6, BIME_Rsan_1.4, whole genome shotgun sequence DNA contains the following:
- the LOC119397220 gene encoding uncharacterized protein K02A2.6-like, whose translation MDLETGEPPKLYGVNLHPPAPFDFANPATWSTWLSRYEDFTAVSGLTKASEDVQVRSLLYCMGPEARPLLETFSLDAESLASYQVVAARFTEHFVHPANELYESSRFHRRVQLPGESVDTYYAELCRMVKRCNYQSAAVEERLVRDRFVVGIRDSRLSDHLCRNSKLTLKEAWTQARQSEDADKEKELTQNRTEHARELNLDAAKASKFASRRRSRAKPTTSQPPAECAREPSICEFCGRAPHRRSDCPARRSACNFCKKKGHFTEVCRLRKHQQNKLGSVHLHAVGTPAAAKFVDVTVDNYTAQFKVDSGAEVSAVPSDFPTLPAKLDKVDSLLTGPGGQPLRVLGSYLTPKATLHADLFKGLGTLKDEYVIRLKPDAVPFSLSVPRRIPIPLLEVVRRELDKLESAGVIRRIDKPTPWCSGLVVVRKDDGSYRLCVDLTQLNKVVLRERHILPTVEQVLGLLGDATVFSRLDATASFHQVKLSADSQELTTFITPYGRYCFCRLPFGITSAPEYFQKQMARILEGQEGVANMIDDILVFGRTRQEHDARLSQVLSRLAKAGITLNEDKCRFGVSEVSFLGVVVSAKGIRPDPSKVEAVKAMQAPTDVAGVRRLLGMVNHLARFLPHISDVTAPIRALLNKSASWVWQHEQEAAFKKVKELLTSDRCMAKYHPSFDEFVRGITFDVETDHLPLVSLLGKMELDMLPPRIQRLRLKTRQYQFRMLHVPGKLLATADALSRITHKASTPVDTVELFAAQVVGCMSEVLPLRPEDVRQAQESDAECKALISFCQQGWPRKTKLPLHVSKYASVADELSVCDGILLKGPRIVIPSSLRPAVLTLLHEGHQGINRTKALARESVWWPGISADIASLIANCEQCASTRVNLAEPLVSTALPGRPWEFLGMDLFHLNGQTFLLVVDYYSRFPEVVTLRSTTARAVIDALKSIFARHGIPQDVRSDNGPPFSSQEFAAFATSYGFNHTTSSPHYAQSNGEAERMVRTVKDLFRKSKDPHLALLNYRDTPGVDGFSPAQLLMGRQLRTRVPKQNSQLHPIWPPRKDVVAKDVAYKRKQTDDYNRHHRARDLPPLQTGQRVWVRPDQVQATVLSPGQRPRSYVVETDQGGVLQRNRRHLVPFMPSASSGESLPTAAQQPSPLQQVPLQEPQPANSVEPAICS comes from the exons ATGGACCTCGAGACAGGCGAGCCGCCGAAACTGTACGGCGTCAACCTTCATCCACCGGCACCGTTCGACTTCGCGAACCCGGCAACATGGTCGACATGGCTCAGCCGCTACGAAGACTTCACCGCGGTTTCAGGACTGACAAAAGCGTCGGAAGACGTGCAGGTACGCTCGCTACTGTACTGCATGGGCCCGGAGGCACGTCCGCTCCTCGAGACGTTCTCGCTCGACGCCGAGTCGCTCGCCTCGTACCAAGTTGTCGCCGCGCGCTTCACTGAGCACTTCGTGCACCCGGCCAACGAGCTCTACGAGTCGTCGCGGTTCCACAGGCGTGTTCAGCTACCCGGCGAAAGCGTCGACACGTACTACGCGGAACTGTGTAGAATGGTGAAGCGCTGCAACTACCAGTCAGCTGCTGTCGAGGAAAGGCTCGTACGCGACCGGTTCGTCGTCGGCATCCGCGACTCTCGCCTCTCGGATCATCTGTGCCGAAACTCGAAGCTGACGCTCAAGGAGGCATGGACACAAGCCCGTCAGTCCGAAGACGCCGACAAAGAGAAGGAGTTGACCCAGAACCGCACCGAGCACGCACGCGAGCTCAACCTCGACGCCGCGAAAGCCAGCAAGTTCGCCTCTCGTCGCCGCTCCAGAGCTAAGCCTACTACGTCGCAGCCGCCAGCCGAGTGCGCTCGCGAGCCGTCCATATGTGAATTCTGCGGCCGCGCGCCTCACCGACGTTCGGACTGCCCGGCTCGACGCTCCGCCTGcaacttctgcaaaaagaaaggccacttcaCCGAAGTTTGCCGCTTGcggaagcaccagcagaacaaGCTCGGCTCCGTTCACCTGCATGCCGTGGGCACGCCCGCCGCTGCAAAGTTCGTCGACGTTACCGTTGACAACTACACAGCGCAGTTCAAAGTCGACTCCGGCGCCGAAGTATCCGCTGTACCCAGTGACTTCCCTACGCTGCCTGCCAAGCTCGACAAAGTCGACAGTCTGCTCACCGGCCCTGGAGGACAGCCACTTCGCGTgctaggctcgtatctg ACTCCCAAAGCAACGCTGCACGCCGACCTCTTCAAAGGATTGGGCACTCTCAAGGACGAATACGTTATTCGGCTGAAACCCGATGCCGTGCCCTTCTCGCTAAGCGTCCCCCGCAGGATCCCCATCCCGCTGCTCGAGGTCGTCCGCCGCGAGCTGGACAAATTGGAAAGCGCGGGAGTGATCCGCAGGATCGACAAGCCAACTCCATGGTGCTCTGGCCTCGTTGTCGTCAGGAAAGACGATGGTTCTTACCGGCTATGCGTCGACTTGACTCAACTCAACAAAGTCGTCCTCCGTGAACGGCATATTTTGCCAACGGTTGAGCAAGTCCTTGGCCTCCTTGGTGACGCAACAGTTTTTTCAAGGCTGGATGCGACCGCAAGCTTCCACCAGGTGAAGCTTTCTGCCGATTCCCAAGAGCTGACGACATTCATCACCCCATACGGCCGATACTGCTTTTGCCGGCTCCCCTTTGGCATCACCTCCGCTCCCGAGTACTTCCAGAAACAGATGGCAAGAATCCTGGAGGGCCAAGAAGGGGTCGCCAACATGATAGATGACATTCTGGTTTTTGGACGCACCCGCCAGGAGCATGACGCCAGACTGAGCCAGGTGCTATCTCGTCTTGCAAAagcaggcatcacgttgaacgaGGACAAGTGTCGCTTTGGGGTATCTGAGGTCTCCTTCCTTGGTGTTGTCGTCTCAGCTAAGGGTATCAGGCCGGATCCAAGCAAGGTTGAAGCGGTCAAAGCTATGCAAGCTCCCACAGACGTCGCGGGTGTTAGACGACTGCTTGGAATGGTGAATCATCTCGCCAGATTCCTGCCACACATCTCGGACGTCACAGCACCCATCAGAGCCTTGCTGAACAAGTCTGCGAGTTGGGTGTGGCAGCATGAGCaagaggcagcattcaagaaggtcAAAGAACTCTTGACGTCAGACAGGTGCATGGCCAAGTACCACCCGTC gttcgacgagtttgtCCGTGGCATCACCTTCGACGTCGAGACCGACCACCTGCCTCTCGTCTCACTTCTGGGCAAGATGGAACTCGATATGTTGCCGCCTCGTATTCAGAGACTACGGCTCAAGACAAGGCAGTACCAGTTTCGCATGCTGCACGTGCCAGGAAAACTGCTAGCAACAGCAGATGCCttatcacgtatcacccacaAGGCATCCACTCCTGTAGACACGGTGGAACTCTTCGCAGCACAAGTAGTCGGCTGCATGTCAGAAGTCTTGCCACTCCGCCCTGAAGATGTACGACAGGCACAAGAATCCGATGCAGAGTGCAAGGCCCTCATCTCCTTCTGCCAGCAAGGTTGGCCACGAAAGACcaagctacctctgcatgtgtcGAAGTATGCCTCTGTGGCGGACGAGCTCTCTGTCTGCGACGGtatcctgctgaaaggcccccGGATTGTCATCCCATCGTCCCTTCGGCCAGCGGTCTTGACGCTGTTGCACGAAGGCCATCAGGGCATCAACAGAACCAAAGCCCTAGCTCGGGAGTCAGTTTGGTGGCCGGGTATCTCAGCAGACATCGCCTCTCTCATCGCCAACTGCGAACAGTGCGCTTCCACCCGGGTGAACCTTGCAGAACCCCTAGTCTCCACAGCTCTACCTGGACGTCCCTGGGaatttctcggaatggacttgttCCATCTCAATGGCCAGACGTTCCTCCTGGTGGTGGACTACTACTCGAGGTTTCCCGAGGTGGTGACCCTGAGAAGCACCACAGCTCGGGCAGTCATCGATGCTCTCAAAAGCATCTTCGCACGCCACGGAATCCCACAAGACGTCAGGTCGGACAACGGCCCACCATTCTCGTCGCAAGAGTTTGCGGCATTTGCAACGTCTTATGGCTTCAACCATACGACCAGTAGCCCACACTACGCCCAGTCAAacggagaggcagagaggatggtACGGACAGTCAAGGACCTGTTCCGCAAGTCTAAAGACCCTCACCTCGCTCTGCTCAATTATCGGGACACTCCGGGAGTCGATGGCTTCAGTCCAGCCCAGCTGTTGATGGGACGTCAGCTGAGAaccagagtcccgaagcaaaactCCCAGCTACATCCCATCTGGCCGCCTAGGAAAGATGTCGTCGCCAAGGATGTAGCCTACAAGCGTAAGCAGACCGACGACTACAATAGGCATCACAGAGCTCGAGACCTGCCACCTCTCCAAACGGGTCAGCGTGTGTGGGTGCGCCCTGATCAAGTGCAAGCTACGGTCCTCAGCCCGGGGCAAAGGCCAAGAAGCTACGTGGTTGAAACAGACCAAGGTGGTGTTCTACAGCGCAACCGCCGTCACCTAGTGCCTTTCATGCCTTCTGCCTCCAGTGGGGAATCGCTGCCGACAGCTGCACAGCAACCATCACCACTGCAGCAAGTTCCCCTTCAGGAACCTCAGCCTGCCAACAGCGTGGAACCTGCG ATTTGTAGTTGA